The Candidatus Delongbacteria bacterium genome has a window encoding:
- a CDS encoding CD225/dispanin family protein — protein sequence MAELDTTLIEPYEKNVDLNNEMIKSWLIPSLIATSCCCPPIGAIGLIFSAKTNCLIEKGDLQKAKKYSYYAKVLCLISLISMLILVISYIIIGIQTDFGKIAIF from the coding sequence ATGGCAGAATTGGACACGACTCTAATTGAACCTTATGAAAAAAATGTTGATTTAAATAATGAAATGATAAAAAGTTGGCTAATTCCATCCCTCATAGCCACATCATGTTGTTGTCCACCCATAGGTGCTATAGGTCTAATTTTTTCTGCCAAAACTAATTGTTTAATAGAAAAGGGAGACTTACAAAAAGCTAAGAAATATTCCTATTATGCAAAAGTGCTTTGTCTTATATCATTGATTAGCATGCTTATTTTAGTTATCTCCTATATTATAATTGGGATTCAAACTGATTTTGGAAAAATTGCCATTTTTTAA
- a CDS encoding DUF2752 domain-containing protein, whose protein sequence is MEKLPFFKIIKISIVFVVIGSVLYVYYALDPIRDSIFPPCMFHQLTGFYCPGCGTQRALHSILHGKILSGVILNPLPVLLLFLIILFYIKNRYNMYNKSFLTGMQSKIIVIVVMLYTVIRNMFNF, encoded by the coding sequence TTGGAAAAATTGCCATTTTTTAAAATAATAAAAATTTCAATAGTTTTTGTAGTAATAGGTAGTGTTTTGTATGTCTATTATGCTTTAGATCCAATCAGAGATTCAATTTTTCCACCCTGTATGTTTCACCAATTAACAGGATTTTATTGTCCTGGCTGTGGCACTCAAAGAGCATTACACTCAATTCTCCATGGCAAAATTTTAAGTGGCGTGATTTTAAATCCATTACCCGTTCTACTTCTTTTTTTGATAATTTTGTTTTACATAAAAAACAGATATAACATGTATAACAAATCTTTTCTAACGGGTATGCAAAGTAAAATAATTGTTATCGTTGTAATGTTATATACTGTTATACGTAATATGTTTAACTTCTAA
- a CDS encoding response regulator translates to MRTIGTLIVILLLTNLCAKQYNILFINSYSQSNPWSDAVSHGLFEVFDKYENLVVYNEYMDTQKFTFEQSERNLINSIDFKYRGIKFDIVLTSDDNAFDFVRFNRKELFNEIPFIYCGVNNKDYSSVGTEFSKGIFESTDVVKNLDLINFLNPETEKLIVLGDSSKTAQILIGDIDKISLTNRYDFQIKIINTKNFLNLKKELLENSGNCAVYSLIFENNLLANGVDFRNTTKYVKSNYNYPVYSSWTYMLDTGIDGGFLTNGIVHGRNAARLAVNLLRLDSRDLEMEDETELYLDYNKYHDYMKVLENYGYHPKYFSEPESLLKKYKDYIYMLVLVILALFISLFLFYYYQYRKKLMYEKKIESSEKRFRTIFQNSLDSEFITDSDRIYDCNNSALSILKMKYKDDVIGKTISDFIHSKDEWDSVRNVLCNFNGEAHKRSNICLTFYKKKKYFDVVSTEVFLDDKKLVHSVWRDITEETKMYNRAENNEIFFRSVFNSNPNIIVIVNENLNIESLNQSAVKILDLHEDGNISTIKQKIQDYESFHSLLSSQISATGSMIFNQVLFVNNQLKNYKIILTSFEDKEQNRKMQIVFNDITDLKTVESKLKVNGIRLTDFGLMANDFFWETDSSLNIIFISKNAEKLLGQPLDQLLRSNIKELFGEQSFDEIDYDEHNTEIKSFKVYLKNEAIDKSLSISFKKIYANDLFTGLRGVAMDCKIDDKQCLEDNSEHLNSYKNFGREIRTSLTGFLGMTQILQKTNLDENQKEIVSIINESGRSLMDVVHDLLDFVNIRNLDFVNENHIFDLGSSISGIIDVLKIENINITFHNSLKDHFSVSADKERIERIIKKIIIESHKVVKDYAYIHCKFDLISNDDKDYLKFVCDISKKDLESFNLLGLLEQDIGFNFHLMIIRELIQYMKGEFEEVIGDDFISFKIMIEVVSVYEKLNEVKDKNKSKRRLKIIVAEDNEINQKLIQAMLCSLGHEVTIVSNGLEFLEEVNKNYYDLAFMDGMMPIMDGIEAVKELRRREITKGRRIPVIALTAQALIGDKKRFLEAGMDEYIPKPVILNELRRVIDNYT, encoded by the coding sequence ATGAGAACAATTGGAACACTGATAGTTATATTACTATTAACAAATCTGTGTGCAAAGCAGTATAATATCCTTTTTATAAATTCGTATAGTCAGAGCAATCCGTGGTCTGACGCTGTAAGTCATGGCCTATTCGAGGTTTTTGATAAATATGAAAATCTAGTAGTGTATAATGAATATATGGATACTCAGAAATTTACTTTTGAACAATCTGAGAGGAATCTTATAAATTCAATTGATTTTAAGTATAGAGGTATAAAGTTTGACATAGTTCTAACTTCAGATGATAATGCTTTTGACTTTGTAAGATTTAACCGTAAAGAACTTTTCAATGAAATTCCATTCATATATTGTGGTGTTAACAATAAAGATTATTCCAGTGTAGGAACAGAGTTCTCAAAGGGTATTTTTGAGAGTACAGATGTTGTTAAAAACTTAGATTTAATCAATTTCTTAAACCCAGAAACTGAAAAATTGATTGTTCTCGGAGATAGTTCCAAAACAGCACAGATTCTCATTGGAGATATAGACAAGATTTCTCTTACAAACAGATATGATTTTCAAATAAAAATCATCAATACTAAAAATTTTTTAAATCTTAAAAAAGAGCTTTTAGAAAATAGTGGAAACTGTGCTGTCTACTCTCTAATTTTTGAAAACAATCTTCTTGCAAACGGTGTTGATTTTAGAAACACTACGAAATATGTAAAAAGTAATTACAATTACCCTGTTTATTCTTCATGGACCTACATGTTAGATACTGGAATTGATGGAGGTTTTTTAACAAATGGAATTGTACATGGCAGAAATGCAGCAAGACTTGCAGTAAATCTTTTAAGACTAGATAGCAGAGATTTAGAGATGGAAGATGAAACAGAACTTTATCTCGATTACAATAAATACCACGATTATATGAAAGTTCTGGAAAATTATGGATATCATCCAAAATATTTTAGTGAGCCAGAATCTTTGTTAAAAAAGTACAAAGACTATATATATATGCTTGTTCTTGTTATTCTAGCTCTGTTTATTTCACTATTTTTATTTTATTATTATCAATATCGTAAAAAATTGATGTATGAAAAGAAAATTGAAAGTAGTGAGAAGAGATTTCGAACTATATTCCAAAATTCACTTGATTCTGAGTTTATTACTGATTCTGATAGAATCTATGATTGTAATAACTCCGCTTTATCTATTCTAAAAATGAAATATAAGGACGATGTTATTGGTAAAACAATTTCAGACTTTATTCATAGTAAGGATGAGTGGGATAGTGTTCGCAATGTTCTATGTAATTTCAATGGAGAAGCTCATAAAAGATCAAACATTTGCCTAACCTTTTACAAAAAGAAGAAATATTTTGATGTTGTTAGCACAGAAGTTTTCTTAGATGATAAAAAACTAGTTCATTCAGTTTGGAGAGATATCACCGAAGAAACTAAGATGTATAACAGAGCAGAAAATAATGAGATTTTTTTCAGATCGGTTTTTAACTCGAACCCAAATATTATTGTTATAGTAAATGAAAATTTAAATATTGAGAGTCTAAACCAAAGTGCAGTTAAGATATTAGATTTGCATGAAGATGGTAATATAAGCACTATCAAACAAAAGATACAGGATTATGAAAGTTTCCATTCTCTATTAAGTTCTCAAATTTCAGCAACAGGTTCTATGATATTTAATCAAGTCTTATTTGTTAATAATCAATTGAAGAATTATAAAATAATTTTAACATCTTTTGAAGATAAAGAACAAAATAGAAAAATGCAGATCGTATTTAATGATATTACGGACTTAAAAACAGTAGAATCTAAATTGAAGGTTAATGGAATACGATTAACTGATTTTGGATTAATGGCTAACGATTTCTTTTGGGAAACTGATAGCAGTTTAAATATTATCTTTATATCAAAAAATGCTGAAAAATTATTAGGACAACCTCTGGATCAGTTGTTAAGATCAAATATCAAGGAACTATTCGGAGAACAATCTTTTGATGAGATTGATTATGATGAGCATAATACTGAAATAAAGAGTTTTAAAGTTTACTTGAAAAACGAAGCTATAGATAAGAGTTTATCTATATCTTTCAAAAAAATCTATGCTAACGATCTATTTACAGGTTTAAGGGGCGTTGCAATGGATTGTAAAATTGATGATAAACAATGTTTAGAGGATAATAGCGAACATCTTAACTCTTATAAAAATTTTGGTAGAGAAATCAGAACATCATTGACAGGTTTTCTTGGTATGACTCAAATTTTGCAAAAAACGAACCTTGATGAAAATCAAAAGGAGATTGTTTCCATTATAAATGAGTCTGGTAGATCACTAATGGACGTTGTTCATGATCTTTTAGATTTCGTTAATATCAGAAATCTTGATTTTGTTAATGAGAATCATATTTTTGATCTAGGAAGTTCAATTTCTGGTATCATTGATGTCTTAAAAATCGAAAATATAAATATTACTTTTCATAATAGTTTAAAGGATCATTTTTCAGTAAGTGCAGATAAAGAGCGAATTGAACGAATTATAAAGAAAATAATTATTGAATCACATAAAGTTGTGAAAGATTATGCTTATATTCATTGTAAATTTGACTTAATATCAAATGATGATAAGGATTATTTAAAATTTGTTTGTGATATTTCAAAGAAAGATTTAGAATCTTTCAATCTTTTAGGTTTACTTGAGCAAGATATTGGTTTTAATTTTCATTTAATGATTATTAGAGAGTTGATACAATATATGAAAGGTGAATTTGAGGAAGTTATTGGAGATGATTTTATCTCTTTCAAAATCATGATTGAGGTTGTATCAGTTTATGAAAAATTAAATGAAGTAAAAGATAAGAACAAAAGCAAAAGAAGATTGAAGATAATTGTAGCCGAAGATAATGAGATAAATCAGAAGCTTATTCAAGCAATGCTTTGTAGCTTAGGACATGAAGTTACAATTGTTTCAAATGGTTTAGAATTTTTAGAAGAAGTTAATAAAAACTATTATGATTTAGCTTTTATGGACGGTATGATGCCAATCATGGATGGGATTGAAGCTGTTAAAGAACTAAGAAGAAGAGAGATTACTAAAGGGAGAAGAATACCTGTAATAGCTCTAACAGCTCAAGCGTTGATTGGAGACAAAAAGAGATTTTTAGAAGCTGGTATGGATGAGTATATTCCAAAACCTGTAATATTGAATGAGTTACGAAGAGTGATAGATAATTATACTTAG
- a CDS encoding aminopeptidase — MKMITEIKKFGENELKLNFDGSFEKFSDDDFSCNWVYACYKDKMESFFGNDEPFEFYSNFEEAKNRKKALDDMGCDTYLFSAEAHGGKSCPITKELVSAELQRQCYVVLHEGWHSTVRLKDYNFNYSYEESTGRIVGLFGAIEFAKKIGDDSFLKKAEEQEKAWSIMAEFVNQSFIEINECLKNNKDINLLKKELNRKATLLQNDMPDSWEKSELSKEINNAFILRYHDYTVYYKIAKDIFNEDKNLQNSMNRFVTLAEKLEMLR, encoded by the coding sequence ATGAAAATGATTACAGAAATAAAAAAATTTGGCGAAAATGAGCTTAAGTTAAATTTTGATGGATCATTTGAAAAATTTTCAGATGATGATTTCTCCTGCAACTGGGTTTATGCTTGTTATAAAGATAAAATGGAATCTTTTTTTGGTAATGATGAACCATTTGAATTTTATTCAAATTTTGAAGAAGCAAAAAACAGAAAAAAAGCTCTTGATGATATGGGATGTGATACATATTTATTTAGTGCCGAAGCACATGGAGGGAAGAGCTGTCCCATTACAAAAGAACTAGTAAGTGCTGAACTGCAAAGACAATGCTATGTCGTATTACATGAAGGTTGGCATTCAACTGTAAGATTAAAGGATTATAATTTTAACTACTCTTACGAGGAGTCAACCGGCAGAATTGTCGGATTGTTTGGAGCTATTGAATTTGCTAAAAAAATAGGAGATGATTCTTTTCTAAAAAAAGCTGAAGAACAAGAAAAAGCATGGTCAATAATGGCTGAATTTGTCAACCAAAGCTTTATCGAAATCAATGAATGTTTAAAAAACAATAAAGATATCAATTTGTTAAAAAAAGAATTGAATAGGAAAGCTACTTTACTTCAAAATGATATGCCCGACTCTTGGGAGAAAAGTGAACTATCTAAAGAGATTAATAATGCCTTTATTTTGAGATATCATGATTATACAGTGTATTATAAAATTGCGAAAGATATTTTTAATGAAGACAAAAATTTACAAAACTCTATGAACAGGTTTGTAACTTTAGCAGAAAAATTAGAAATGCTGAGATAG
- a CDS encoding PspC domain-containing protein — protein MKLKKSNDSLIAGVCGGLAEWLGWDVTFVRIFYILISVVSAAFPGVMIYIILSIVMPSEEI, from the coding sequence ATGAAATTGAAAAAATCCAATGATTCGTTGATTGCAGGTGTTTGTGGTGGGCTTGCTGAATGGCTAGGTTGGGATGTAACATTCGTTAGAATTTTTTACATTCTCATTTCTGTTGTATCTGCAGCTTTTCCAGGTGTAATGATTTATATAATCCTTTCCATAGTAATGCCTTCAGAAGAGATCTGA
- the nadD gene encoding nicotinate (nicotinamide) nucleotide adenylyltransferase, translated as MQKSKIAIYGGTFDPVHLGHVLPVSSIAELFNFDKVIYVPSYHTPHKENQTITEPFHRIEMLKIALGDFQNFEISSFEIEQGRVVYSYETVDYFYNLYNCDLYFIVGFDSYLKFHTWKYYSSILEKCKIIVLKRGLVKTNQNLNNSDFIFVESEIINISSTEIRKKIKDNFKKIDYIDQKVLQYIKLKGLYL; from the coding sequence ATCTAGGACATGTTCTTCCAGTATCTTCAATTGCAGAACTTTTTAATTTTGATAAAGTAATATATGTTCCGTCCTATCATACTCCCCATAAAGAGAATCAAACAATCACAGAACCGTTTCATAGAATTGAAATGCTCAAAATAGCTCTTGGTGATTTTCAAAATTTCGAAATATCCAGTTTTGAAATTGAGCAAGGTAGAGTTGTTTATTCTTATGAAACAGTAGATTATTTTTATAATCTCTACAATTGTGATCTATATTTTATTGTTGGATTTGACTCATATCTTAAATTTCATACATGGAAATACTATAGTTCGATTTTGGAAAAATGTAAAATAATTGTACTTAAACGAGGTCTTGTTAAAACAAACCAAAATTTGAATAATTCAGATTTTATATTTGTTGAGTCTGAGATTATTAATATTTCTTCAACCGAAATAAGAAAAAAAATAAAAGATAATTTTAAAAAAATAGATTATATTGATCAGAAAGTTCTACAATACATAAAACTTAAAGGTCTGTATCTATGA